In Methanothermus fervidus DSM 2088, a single genomic region encodes these proteins:
- a CDS encoding Abortive infection protein (InterPro IPR003675~KEGG: mth:MTH1189 hypothetical protein~PFAM: Abortive infection protein~SPTR: O27257 Conserved protein~PFAM: CAAX amino terminal protease family) — protein MSNLTEFIDLAKKGKNDWWRYLISLFFILFLPAFLFIPIYILFSILGLDIVSPRTGMEGVFSLLGTNIYYCCLLLSFYISLRIFHNRKFKTVVTSHSKFRFKRFFSGFFAWSLVLTLFLLIDLYFDPHSYKLNFKMPEFLMLFLVSLATTPIQAGFEEIFFRGYALQAINLITNKRIYPVIITSIIFATGHWGNGTSLVANLDIFIDTLIYALIASIITLTDGGLEAVIGIHTANNLFSEVIVSSSYYMPLPSIFISAELPEPLFQLLFSLLSSALLIFILYRKNWNKLSTTLHKLF, from the coding sequence GTGTCAAACCTGACAGAATTCATAGATTTGGCAAAGAAAGGAAAAAACGATTGGTGGAGATACCTCATTTCATTATTTTTCATATTATTTTTGCCTGCTTTTTTATTCATCCCAATATATATTTTGTTTTCAATCCTTGGATTAGATATTGTTTCTCCAAGAACAGGTATGGAAGGCGTATTTAGCCTTTTGGGAACCAACATTTATTATTGTTGTTTGTTATTAAGTTTTTATATCTCCTTGCGAATTTTCCATAATAGAAAGTTTAAAACTGTTGTTACAAGTCACTCAAAGTTTAGATTTAAAAGATTTTTCTCAGGGTTTTTCGCATGGTCACTTGTACTTACATTGTTTCTTTTAATCGACCTATATTTTGACCCGCATTCATATAAATTAAATTTTAAAATGCCTGAATTTTTAATGTTGTTTCTTGTTTCCTTAGCTACAACTCCAATACAGGCAGGATTTGAAGAGATATTTTTTAGAGGTTATGCACTCCAAGCAATAAACCTGATCACAAATAAACGTATTTATCCAGTTATTATAACTTCAATAATATTTGCTACTGGGCATTGGGGCAATGGAACATCATTGGTTGCAAATTTGGATATATTTATTGACACTTTGATTTATGCATTGATAGCTTCCATAATTACATTAACTGATGGAGGTTTGGAGGCTGTCATTGGAATTCATACAGCAAATAATTTATTTTCAGAAGTTATTGTAAGCAGTTCATATTATATGCCACTGCCTTCAATATTTATCAGTGCAGAATTGCCAGAACCATTATTTCAACTTT
- a CDS encoding conserved hypothetical protein (KEGG: mth:MTH937 hypothetical protein~SPTR: O27020 Putative uncharacterized protein): MLEITVHKIIGKCPVYKEGDKIIIDDPEIVLEKTDALCTHALSTILHYTTILEKKWCPVELGLTKEDDPDHAYMQCVDPGEPYTDGGTVIFKCRRIEKKKND; this comes from the coding sequence ATGCTTGAAATTACTGTACATAAAATAATAGGTAAATGTCCTGTCTACAAAGAAGGAGATAAAATAATTATAGATGATCCAGAGATCGTACTTGAAAAAACAGATGCTCTTTGCACACATGCCTTATCTACAATTCTACATTACACAACTATTTTGGAGAAAAAATGGTGTCCTGTTGAATTAGGATTAACAAAAGAAGATGATCCTGATCATGCGTATATGCAATGTGTAGACCCTGGTGAACCATACACTGATGGTGGTACTGTAATATTTAAATGTCGTCGGATTGAAAAAAAGAAAAATGATTAA
- a CDS encoding protein of unknown function DUF112 transmembrane (COGs: COG1784 membrane protein~InterPro IPR002823~KEGG: msi:Msm_0599 hypothetical protein~PFAM: protein of unknown function DUF112 transmembrane~SPTR: B9AGI3 Putative uncharacterized protein~PFAM: Tripartite tricarboxylate transporter TctA family), whose translation MIACFIGVLCGVITGLIPGLHVNNVGALIFVFSAYFLKNFSPEVLSVFLLSLSVSHALLEFIPSMLLGVPKESTALVVHPAHKMILGGYGKKTIRLVAVGGLSSILILAFLFPLLSILLPILEKILKPYICIILILASIYLLISLNRSVRSTLISTIIFLVSGIFGILVLKLPFSSNVLLTTMFLGLFGVSTMLYSLKENSYIPYQSEIHNFKVNGNIIRGIISGTFASIFLAFLPGFGPAQGSVIAQEFCGKNKNEYESLITAISSVNVSDSLFSLLTVYLIGNARSGIAVYISQFLGEIDLMKILLFIFVGITSVSLSFFICIKIGEWMIENIAELNYKLMTIFIVVIITSFVYILSYFENANVILVSFCYFTSIFLGILPHSLKINKSYLMGCLIIPAIVMYL comes from the coding sequence TTGATTGCATGTTTTATTGGAGTATTATGTGGTGTTATAACAGGGTTAATTCCTGGTTTACATGTAAATAATGTTGGAGCATTAATTTTTGTGTTTTCTGCTTATTTTCTTAAAAATTTTTCTCCAGAAGTATTATCTGTATTTCTTCTTTCTTTATCTGTCTCACATGCTTTATTGGAATTTATTCCTTCAATGTTGCTTGGAGTTCCAAAGGAATCTACAGCACTTGTTGTACATCCAGCACATAAAATGATTTTGGGAGGATATGGGAAGAAAACTATCAGATTGGTGGCTGTTGGTGGACTTTCATCCATACTTATTCTTGCATTTCTTTTTCCACTTCTTTCCATACTTCTACCTATTCTAGAAAAAATTTTGAAACCTTATATTTGCATTATTTTAATTTTAGCATCAATTTATCTTCTTATTTCTTTAAATAGAAGTGTCAGATCAACATTGATTTCTACAATTATTTTTTTAGTTTCAGGAATTTTTGGAATATTAGTATTAAAATTACCATTTTCATCAAATGTTTTACTTACTACGATGTTTTTAGGTCTTTTTGGAGTAAGTACGATGCTTTATAGCTTAAAAGAAAATTCATACATACCTTATCAAAGCGAAATCCATAATTTTAAAGTGAATGGTAACATCATTAGAGGAATAATTTCAGGAACCTTTGCAAGTATATTTTTAGCATTTTTGCCTGGTTTTGGACCTGCACAGGGAAGTGTAATTGCACAAGAATTTTGTGGAAAAAATAAAAATGAGTATGAAAGTTTAATAACTGCCATAAGTAGTGTAAATGTATCAGATTCTTTGTTTTCGCTTTTAACTGTTTATTTAATTGGAAATGCACGCAGTGGTATTGCAGTCTATATTTCACAATTTTTGGGAGAGATAGATTTAATGAAAATATTACTTTTTATTTTCGTTGGGATTACCTCAGTTTCTCTTTCATTTTTTATCTGTATAAAAATCGGTGAATGGATGATTGAAAACATCGCAGAATTAAATTATAAATTAATGACAATTTTCATTGTTGTAATTATAACTTCTTTTGTTTATATTTTATCATATTTTGAAAATGCCAATGTAATTCTTGTTTCTTTTTGTTATTTTACATCAATTTTTCTGGGGATTCTACCACATTCGCTAAAAATAAACAAATCTTATTTAATGGGATGTTTAATAATCCCTGCAATAGTAATGTACTTATAA
- a CDS encoding translation elongation factor aEF-1 beta (COGs: COG2092 Translation elongation factor EF-1beta~InterPro IPR004542: IPR014038: IPR014717~KEGG: mth:MTH1699 elongation factor 1-beta~PFAM: Translation elongation factor EF1B, beta and delta chains, guanine nucleotide exchange~SPTR: O27734 Elongation factor 1-beta~TIGRFAM: translation elongation factor aEF-1 beta~PFAM: EF-1 guanine nucleotide exchange domain~TIGRFAM: translation elongation factor aEF-1 beta): protein MGKVLATIRLTPTDPNVDLNEIKNNIQKELGEELHDIKEDPIAFGLVALNVMVVVDDAKGGTDKVEEKLSKIKNVSTVEVTDLRRLVE from the coding sequence ATGGGAAAAGTATTAGCTACCATAAGATTAACACCTACAGACCCCAATGTTGATTTAAATGAAATTAAAAACAACATACAAAAGGAGTTAGGGGAAGAATTGCATGATATCAAGGAAGATCCAATAGCCTTTGGGTTAGTAGCTTTAAATGTTATGGTTGTTGTTGATGATGCAAAAGGAGGGACAGACAAAGTTGAAGAAAAGTTATCAAAAATAAAAAATGTAAGCACTGTTGAAGTAACAGACCTCAGGCGATTAGTTGAATAG
- a CDS encoding Zn-ribbon RNA-binding protein involved in translation protein (KEGG: mth:MTH1698a Zn-ribbon RNA-binding protein involved in translation protein~SPTR: A5UKT0 Predicted Zn-ribbon RNA-binding protein involved in translation), with protein sequence MVRCISCKREIPLGEKYVKFECPLCNEEIVRCEKCRTFGNVYRCKCGFEGP encoded by the coding sequence ATGGTTAGATGCATATCATGTAAAAGAGAAATACCACTTGGAGAAAAATATGTAAAATTTGAATGCCCTCTCTGTAATGAAGAAATAGTAAGATGTGAGAAATGTAGAACATTTGGAAACGTATATAGATGTAAATGTGGGTTTGAAGGACCATAA
- a CDS encoding aspartate/glutamate/uridylate kinase (COGs: COG2054 Uncharacterized kinase related to aspartokinase uridylate kinase~InterPro IPR011375: IPR001048~KEGG: mth:MTH1698 delta 1-pyrroline-5-carboxylate synthetase~PFAM: aspartate/glutamate/uridylate kinase~SPTR: O27733 Delta 1-pyrroline-5-carboxylate synthetase~PFAM: Amino acid kinase family), with translation MWLVKIGGSLFPKYALKLLESLVGKDVMVICGGGELSDKIREYDSKLKFSKTTAHDAAILCMDIIGMLLADLVDKAEAVDNLRDARKLLKNKRIPIILPSKILHYLDPLEHSWSVTSDSISLFFSHLLNSKLLIATNVDGIYTKDPSLYKDAKFIKEINAKKLLSFGETSVDKSFAKLLLKYKTTCYVANGKYPDRIVSILEGKGKKCTIIRGD, from the coding sequence ATGTGGTTAGTAAAAATTGGAGGTAGTCTATTTCCAAAATATGCATTAAAATTGCTAGAATCTCTAGTAGGGAAGGATGTAATGGTTATATGTGGTGGAGGCGAACTTTCAGATAAAATACGTGAATATGATTCAAAATTAAAGTTTTCAAAAACTACGGCTCATGATGCAGCAATATTATGTATGGATATTATTGGAATGTTATTAGCGGATTTAGTTGATAAAGCAGAGGCCGTAGATAATTTAAGAGACGCTAGGAAATTATTAAAAAATAAAAGAATACCTATAATTCTTCCATCAAAAATATTACATTATTTAGATCCATTAGAACATTCTTGGAGTGTTACCTCAGATTCAATTTCCTTGTTTTTCTCACATTTATTAAATTCAAAACTTTTAATAGCAACAAATGTTGATGGTATATATACAAAAGATCCTTCATTGTATAAAGACGCAAAATTTATTAAGGAGATAAATGCAAAAAAATTGCTGTCTTTTGGTGAAACTTCTGTTGATAAATCTTTTGCAAAATTACTTCTTAAATACAAAACTACTTGTTATGTTGCCAATGGAAAATATCCAGATAGGATAGTCTCTATACTTGAAGGTAAAGGTAAAAAATGTACAATTATTAGGGGTGATTAA
- a CDS encoding 3-isopropylmalate dehydratase, large subunit (COGs: COG0065 3-isopropylmalate dehydratase large subunit~InterPro IPR018136: IPR001030: IPR011826: IPR006251: IPR 015931: IPR015932~KEGG: mth:MTH1386 3-isopropylmalate dehydratase, LeuD subunit~PFAM: aconitate hydratase domain protein~PRIAM: 3-isopropylmalate dehydratase~SPTR: O27439 3-isopropylmalate dehydratase large subunit 1~TIGRFAM: homoaconitate hydratase family protein; 3-isopropylmalate dehydratase~PFAM: Aconitase family (aconitate hydratase)~TIGRFAM: 3-isopropylmalate dehydratase, large subunit; homoaconitate hydratase family protein) has translation MSMTMAEKILAKASGKDKVEAGEIVMANIDVAMVHDITGPLTVERFKEIAENVWDPEKIVVVFDHQVPAESIESAENHIIMREFVKEQGIKHFYDVGEGICHQVLPEKGHIVPGEVVVGADSHTCTHGALGAFSTGIGSTDMAMVFSEGKLWFKVPETLRFEINGSLDKYVTAKDVILKIIGEVGVDGATYKACEFSGEVMKNMSISERMVLCNMAIEMGGKTGLVEPDEKTLNYIKKRTTKKFEIFKTDVDSPSLETMEINVENLEPQVACPHNVDNVKPVSEVEGVEIDQIFLGSCTNGRLKDLRDAAKIIKGHEIADNVRMLVIPASREIYKRALNEGLIKIFLEAGAVVCNPCCGPCLGGHIGVLGPNEVCLSTSNRNFKGRQGSTKAKIYLSSAVVAAASAITGKITDPRSLER, from the coding sequence ATGAGCATGACAATGGCAGAAAAAATACTTGCTAAAGCATCTGGGAAAGATAAGGTAGAAGCTGGAGAAATTGTAATGGCTAATATAGATGTAGCTATGGTTCATGATATAACAGGTCCTCTAACTGTAGAAAGATTTAAAGAAATAGCTGAAAATGTTTGGGACCCTGAAAAAATTGTGGTTGTGTTTGATCATCAAGTTCCTGCAGAAAGTATAGAATCTGCTGAAAATCACATCATAATGAGAGAATTTGTAAAGGAACAAGGTATAAAACATTTTTACGATGTAGGAGAAGGTATCTGTCATCAAGTTTTACCAGAGAAGGGTCATATAGTGCCTGGAGAAGTTGTAGTTGGTGCAGATTCACACACTTGCACTCATGGCGCATTAGGTGCATTTTCTACTGGTATAGGATCTACAGACATGGCAATGGTTTTTTCAGAAGGAAAATTATGGTTTAAAGTCCCCGAAACACTTAGATTTGAAATCAATGGTTCTCTAGACAAATATGTTACTGCAAAAGATGTTATATTAAAAATAATAGGTGAAGTTGGAGTTGATGGAGCTACATATAAAGCATGTGAATTTTCTGGAGAAGTTATGAAAAATATGAGTATATCCGAGCGTATGGTATTGTGTAATATGGCAATAGAGATGGGTGGTAAAACAGGACTTGTTGAACCTGATGAAAAAACTTTAAACTATATTAAAAAACGTACAACTAAAAAATTTGAAATTTTTAAAACAGATGTTGATTCTCCATCACTTGAGACAATGGAAATAAATGTTGAAAATTTAGAACCACAAGTTGCTTGTCCGCATAATGTAGACAATGTTAAGCCAGTTTCTGAAGTTGAAGGTGTTGAAATTGATCAAATATTCTTAGGTTCATGTACAAATGGTAGATTAAAAGATTTAAGAGATGCTGCAAAAATAATAAAAGGACATGAAATAGCAGACAATGTAAGAATGCTTGTAATACCTGCATCAAGAGAAATTTATAAAAGAGCTTTAAATGAAGGGCTAATAAAGATATTCTTAGAAGCTGGTGCAGTTGTATGTAATCCTTGTTGTGGACCATGTCTTGGAGGACATATAGGTGTACTAGGACCAAATGAAGTGTGTTTATCCACATCTAATCGTAATTTTAAAGGTCGTCAAGGTAGTACTAAAGCTAAAATATATTTATCATCGGCGGTAGTAGCTGCAGCTTCTGCTATAACTGGAAAAATAACTGATCCTAGAAGCTTAGAAAGGTGA
- a CDS encoding 3-isopropylmalate dehydratase, small subunit (COGs: COG0066 3-isopropylmalate dehydratase small subunit~InterPro IPR011827: IPR015928: IPR000573~KEGG: msi:Msm_1299 3-isopropylmalate dehydratase, small subunit, LeuD~PFAM: aconitate hydratase domain protein~SPTR: B9AFU1 Putative uncharacterized protein~TIGRFAM: 3-isopropylmalate dehydratase, small subunit~PFAM: Aconitase C-terminal domain~TIGRFAM: 3-isopropylmalate dehydratase, small subunit): MKGRVWKFGDNIDTDLIIPGRYLTIRDPKKLAKHLMEGIDPNFHKKIKKGDFIVAGKNFGCGSSREHAPLAMKGAGIGAVIAESFARIFYRNAINLGIPAIEAPNVSKKIKNNEVIEIDLKEGIIRKENGEIIKFKKLPEFMLKIIEKGGLIQYLKEKKK; the protein is encoded by the coding sequence ATGAAAGGCAGGGTTTGGAAATTCGGTGACAATATAGATACAGATCTTATAATTCCTGGACGATATCTGACAATAAGAGATCCAAAAAAATTAGCAAAACATTTGATGGAAGGAATAGATCCTAACTTCCATAAAAAAATTAAGAAAGGAGATTTCATAGTCGCTGGTAAAAATTTTGGATGTGGATCATCAAGAGAACATGCACCACTTGCAATGAAAGGTGCTGGTATTGGTGCTGTAATTGCAGAATCGTTTGCAAGAATATTTTATCGAAATGCTATTAATTTAGGTATTCCAGCTATAGAAGCTCCAAATGTTTCTAAAAAAATTAAAAATAATGAAGTTATAGAAATAGATTTAAAAGAAGGAATCATAAGAAAAGAAAATGGTGAAATTATAAAATTTAAAAAGTTGCCAGAATTCATGTTAAAAATAATTGAGAAAGGTGGCTTAATACAATATTTAAAAGAAAAAAAGAAATGA
- a CDS encoding 3-isopropylmalate dehydrogenase (COGs: COG0473 Isocitrate/isopropylmalate dehydrogenase~InterPro IPR019818: IPR011828: IPR001804~KEGG: mth:MTH1388 multifunctional 3-isopropylmalate dehydrogenase/D-malate dehydrogenase~PFAM: isocitrate/isopropylmalate dehydrogenase~PRIAM: 3-isopropylmalate dehydrogenase~SPTR: O27441 3-isopropylmalate dehydrogenase~TIGRFAM: isopropylmalate/isohomocitrate dehydrogenase~PFAM: Isocitrate/isopropylmalate dehydrogenase~TIGRFAM: 3-isopropylmalate dehydrogenase; isopropylmalate/isohomocitrate dehydrogenases) codes for MKIAVIPGDGIGKEVTEATIHILSALDLPLTYEFGEAGDECLKKEGSALPEDTLKLAKKSDAVLFGAVGESAADVIVKLRKELDLFANVRPVKCYPGIECIRKDIDLTIVRENTECLYSGIERYTDEGAEAVRVITRKACERICEFAFKIANEKVTAVHKANVLKKTDGLFREVFYEVAEGYPEIEAEDVYVDAMALYLITKPQDFDVLVTTNLYGDILSDEAAGLVGGLGLAPSANIGEKNSLFEPVHGSAPDIAGKGIANPTAMILSSVMMLRHLGFEREGDLVENALIEVLREGKVTPDLGGNLKTMEMAEEIRKYVLEAK; via the coding sequence ATGAAAATAGCTGTAATTCCGGGTGATGGAATAGGTAAAGAAGTTACAGAAGCTACCATACATATATTAAGTGCTTTAGATCTTCCTTTAACTTACGAATTTGGGGAAGCAGGAGATGAATGTCTTAAAAAAGAAGGTTCTGCATTGCCTGAGGATACATTAAAACTTGCAAAAAAATCTGATGCTGTTTTATTTGGTGCAGTAGGAGAATCAGCTGCTGATGTCATTGTTAAATTAAGAAAAGAACTAGACCTCTTCGCAAATGTAAGACCAGTTAAATGCTATCCTGGAATAGAATGTATTAGGAAAGATATAGACTTAACAATAGTGAGAGAGAATACAGAGTGCCTATATTCTGGAATAGAGAGATATACAGATGAAGGAGCTGAAGCTGTTAGAGTTATAACTAGGAAAGCATGTGAAAGGATTTGTGAGTTTGCATTCAAAATTGCAAATGAAAAAGTTACTGCTGTACATAAAGCAAATGTCCTTAAGAAGACAGATGGGTTGTTTAGGGAAGTATTTTATGAGGTTGCTGAAGGATATCCAGAGATTGAAGCTGAGGATGTTTATGTTGATGCAATGGCCCTCTACCTAATAACAAAACCACAAGATTTTGATGTTTTGGTCACAACAAATCTATATGGGGACATACTTTCTGATGAGGCTGCTGGTTTAGTTGGTGGTCTTGGATTGGCACCATCTGCAAATATAGGTGAAAAAAATTCGCTTTTCGAACCTGTACATGGATCTGCTCCAGATATTGCAGGTAAAGGGATTGCAAATCCAACTGCAATGATCCTATCCTCAGTTATGATGTTGAGGCATCTTGGATTTGAGAGAGAAGGTGATTTGGTTGAGAATGCTTTGATTGAGGTCCTTAGGGAGGGAAAGGTAACTCCTGATCTTGGTGGAAATCTTAAGACTATGGAGATGGCTGAGGAAATAAGAAAATATGTACTGGAGGCTAAATAA
- a CDS encoding aminotransferase class V (COGs: COG0520 Selenocysteine lyase~InterPro IPR015424: IPR000192: IPR015421~KEGG: mth:MTH1389 NifS protein~PFAM: aminotransferase class V~SPTR: O27442 Probable cysteine desulfurase~PFAM: Aminotransferase class-V~TIGRFAM: cysteine desulfurase family protein; cysteine desulfurases, SufS subfamily) has protein sequence MEINKIREDFPLLKHCVYLDAASTTPTPKCVVQAMNEYFYTYNTNVGRGVYSLAVKATEKVEEVRKRLGDFINSPPENIVFTKNTTEAINLVANGLKFKKGDTIIVPNIEHHSNFLPWLRLRKEGVNVKIIKAEKNSIVDPSVIEDKIDENTKLITVSYISNVLGVVQDIEEIGKIAKDNDILYMVDAAQAIGHIKVDVKKINADFVAFPGHKGLLGPVGTGFLYSKLLHKLEPFNIGGGTVIDVSENKYKLEKPPARFEAGTLNIAGIIGLGSAVSYLESIGIKKIEKYCMELTEEMYSKLSEIDKVICYGDIENIHGIVSFNVKGKDPNKVARLLDKKSKICVRSGHHCAIPLIKHIGAKKYGGTVRASVHCYNNFMDIEKLINTIKEVSV, from the coding sequence GTGGAAATTAATAAAATTAGGGAGGATTTCCCTCTACTAAAACATTGTGTTTATTTGGACGCCGCCAGTACAACACCTACACCAAAATGTGTTGTACAAGCAATGAATGAATATTTCTATACATACAATACTAATGTGGGACGTGGTGTATACTCATTAGCAGTTAAAGCTACAGAAAAGGTTGAAGAAGTAAGGAAAAGATTAGGAGATTTTATAAACTCTCCTCCTGAAAATATAGTATTCACAAAAAATACTACTGAGGCTATAAATTTAGTTGCTAATGGTTTAAAATTTAAAAAAGGCGACACTATTATAGTACCTAATATTGAGCATCATTCAAATTTTTTACCATGGCTAAGGCTTCGAAAAGAAGGTGTAAATGTTAAAATAATAAAAGCAGAGAAAAACAGCATTGTCGATCCTTCAGTTATTGAAGATAAAATTGATGAAAACACAAAGTTAATAACTGTAAGCTATATCTCAAATGTGTTGGGAGTTGTACAAGACATCGAAGAAATAGGTAAAATTGCTAAAGACAACGATATTCTATATATGGTAGACGCTGCTCAGGCAATTGGACATATAAAAGTGGATGTAAAAAAAATTAATGCTGATTTTGTTGCTTTTCCTGGACATAAGGGATTGTTGGGTCCAGTAGGCACTGGATTTTTATATTCAAAGTTGCTACACAAGCTAGAACCATTTAATATTGGTGGTGGAACTGTAATTGATGTTTCAGAAAATAAATATAAATTAGAAAAACCTCCTGCAAGATTTGAAGCTGGTACTTTAAACATTGCTGGAATCATTGGACTGGGTTCTGCAGTAAGTTATTTAGAATCAATAGGTATCAAAAAAATTGAAAAATATTGTATGGAATTAACAGAAGAGATGTACAGTAAATTATCAGAGATTGATAAGGTAATATGTTATGGCGACATTGAAAATATTCATGGAATTGTTTCATTTAATGTAAAAGGAAAAGATCCTAACAAAGTTGCAAGATTGTTGGACAAAAAAAGTAAAATTTGTGTGAGAAGTGGACATCATTGTGCCATACCTCTAATCAAACACATAGGTGCAAAAAAATATGGAGGAACTGTTAGAGCTTCAGTACACTGTTACAATAATTTTATGGACATCGAAAAACTTATAAATACTATAAAGGAGGTTAGTGTATGA
- a CDS encoding 6,7-dimethyl-8-ribityllumazine synthase (COGs: COG0054 Riboflavin synthase beta-chain~InterPro IPR002180~KEGG: mth:MTH1390 6,7-dimethyl-8-ribityllumazine synthase~PFAM: 67-dimethyl-8-ribityllumazine synthase~PRIAM: Riboflavin synthase~SPTR: O27443 6,7-dimethyl-8-ribityllumazine synthase~TIGRFAM: 6,7-dimethyl-8-ribityllumazine synthase~PFAM: 6,7-dimethyl-8-ribityllumazine synthase~TIGRFAM: 6,7-dimethyl-8-ribityllumazine synthase) codes for MVKLGIVVSEFNYDITQMMLKLAKEHAKFLEAEVVRVIHVPGVFEIPLAVKFLLENEDVDAVVTLGAVIEGETDHDQVVMQQASRKIIDLSLEYNKPVALGISGPGMSRLEAHERVKYAKRAVEAAVKMCKRLKS; via the coding sequence ATGGTAAAGCTAGGGATTGTAGTATCAGAATTTAACTATGATATCACACAAATGATGCTAAAGTTAGCTAAAGAACATGCAAAATTTTTAGAAGCAGAAGTAGTTAGGGTTATACATGTGCCTGGAGTTTTTGAAATACCATTAGCAGTAAAATTCCTTTTGGAGAATGAAGATGTTGACGCAGTTGTGACACTTGGTGCTGTAATTGAGGGTGAAACAGATCATGATCAGGTTGTAATGCAACAAGCTTCACGAAAAATTATTGATCTCTCTCTTGAATATAATAAACCAGTAGCATTAGGAATTTCAGGTCCAGGAATGAGTAGACTTGAGGCTCATGAAAGAGTCAAATATGCTAAAAGGGCTGTAGAGGCTGCTGTCAAAATGTGCAAGCGATTGAAAAGCTAA